The stretch of DNA tccacttttgcttcccctactaattcttcccggttcgtgagcagcaggtcaagaagagctctgcccctagttggttcctccagcacttgcaccaggaaattgtcccgtacactttccaaaaaacttcctggattgtctgtgcaccgctgtattgctgtcccagcagatattggggtgattggagtcccccatgagaaccagggcctgtgatctagtaacttctgttagtttccggaagaaagcctcgtccacctggtctggtggtctatagcaggctcccaccacgacatcacccttgttgctcacacttctaaacttaatccagagactctcaggtttttctgcagtttcatactggcgctctgagcagtcataccgctcttacatacaatgcaactcccccaccttttctgccctgcctgtccttcctgaacagtttatatccatccatgacagtactccagtcatgtgattatcccaccaagtctctgttattccaatcacatcataattccttgactgtgccaggacttccagttctccctgcttgtttcccaggctaaTTGCATTAGTGtgtaggcacttaagataactggcagatcatcctgctttctcagtatgaggcaggagtcctcccttcTTGCGCTcccctgcttgtgcttcctcccagtatcgcacttccccacttacctggtcctcagggctttggtctccttcccccggtgaacctagtttaaagccctcctcactaggtcaGCCAGTCTGCTTGCGAAGATTCTCTTCCCTCTTTTCGTtaagtggagcccgtctctgcctagcacttctctccgacaccacctgcgtagccatttgttgacttccacgatttgacagtctctacccgggccttttccttccacagggaggatggacaagaacaccactcgtgcctcaaactcctttaaccttcttcccagagccacgtagtctgcagtgatccgctcaaggccATTCTTGGTAGTATCATTGATGCACACTTGGAGAAGCAGGAaagggtagcgatccgagggtttgatgagtctcggcagtctctccgtcacatcgtgaatcctagctcctggcaagcagcacacttctccgTTTTCCTGGTtgggacggcagatagatgactcagtccccctgaggagggagtccccaactACCACCACCCACCTTCTTCTCGagcggtggtcatggaaccccccatccctaggacagtgcatctcatgccttccaatcagtgCTAATACTTGAAATGTTACTGTGAGAAGAGCTGCCCCAAAGGGAATCCTGTTTAATTCATTTGGCACAGACTGACATTTAAAAACCATCCTGAATTTCAAAAAGCTCTTGAGTTTTTAACAAAATTGATATGCACTGGCAACTCCCCCTCTCATTACTGCAGGGTGTGCACAACACATGGCTTCCCCTCTACCTTTGGCACAaagttgtttctttttaaatgtggTTTTGCAGAGATCTTTTGTTGGGCTTTAAAATAGAAGGTAAAACAAACTCCCAGAGTCCAAACAGAGCATTCAGCTGGTTGTCTTGCATTTGTTTTTAAGTGGCTGCGAATGAAACATTGCAAATGGAATGTTGAGTGACTCTCTTGCAAAATTCATCATGGCTTGAGATTGTCTGGAGGAGGAAGAACTGGCCTACAGTATCTCAGCTGCTTGGCAGACACTCTTCTTTTCTTTCCAGAAGTGCCGAGTATACTGAGCAAAGAGGTCTGCTTGCTCTGAATAGTTGGGTATTTGACTGGAGTGTAAACAGGCCTGTGGTCAATAGTATTTTATGTTTCTTCAGTTGTTTacattatggtagtgcctaaggcCTCAACTAAGAGCAGAGGCTCATTGTGCAATGTGCTGTAGATATGTAGCAATAGgcagtcccttccctgaagagctcaTAATATTTGTCTTCAAAGAGCTTTACATGCATGAACTATTTAATCTGCCCAATACCCCTGTGACTTAGGGCAGTGTTATGGTTCCTATTTTATAGTttagggaagctgaggcacagagaggtgaagagatTTGTTCAAGGTTATGCACggggagtcagtagcagagccaagaaTCCAGGAATTCCTGTCTCCCAGTCCTGTAGTTGTATTGTATCTTTCTTTCAAGTGGTATCAGTAACTGGTTAGTTGTCATTCATCCATCTGAAAGATGGATGAGGAGATGGGAAGCTTTTTGAAACTTAGGAACATAAAAATTGTCATACTAGATCAGTCCAATGAATCCATCCAACTCAGTATTCCCACACTTCATGCTTTATCAGACCAGTGGGACTACGTAGTCCAGTATCCTGGCCTCCTTCCATCAGATTAAGAGTCCATTTAGCATATTACTCCCACCACTGAGCTACGTCAGCTCAGATCAATGACTGACCAGTGTCCAGTACCAGATGCATCAGAGAAAGGTGTAAATTCTACGTAATAGGCAATTCTGCAGGAGCATACTTATGGGGGAAGGGTGAGATGTTAAAAAGCACCTACGTGGAAGCTCCTAAACCActtaggcactttggaaagtctcACTTGATGTTTCTTCCCAACCCCAGGCACTTAGTGCTTGGTTTAAGACATGAAGGTTGGTCTAATTTACAATTATTTATCCTCACTAGCATAACTATGGATTATATTCTTGTTTGCATAAATATCTATTTTTTTGTATCCTCCTGATCTCTGTGACTCATGCATACACATTGACTTGTGGAACTCAATGCCAATCATGGAAAAGCAGAATTCATTTCAAAAGCAGTGATAATTTTAAAGGTTACTAGTGCTCCTTGAAATACATACTGAACTTCTCCAGCATAACTAAAAATGACTGATCTTGACtaagattaaaaacaaactaactttttttttattaatctgttTTATACAGTGTTTGACTGGAAGTGTTGTAAAACCTGGATTATGAATGGCAAAGTCAGGGAATGGAAGTTCATACTCCTCTGCTGAGTTGACAAGTTTCATCTTCAAGAAAATTTAGAACAGAACAAATTGACTTGTGAAGCTGTGTGCTCCTAATCTCAGCCTCCACTGGGAACATGTCACTAGTCCAACTTCTTAACACGTCTCCATTCAGCCTCATCAAATATGAATCACCCTGGATTTAATACATTTTGTTGATTCCGACTTTAAGAGTTTAAGCTGATTTTTCTAAGACAACAGATTTACTGATGAACTCTCAAAAGACATCACAAGTGCCTGGAATGAATTACTTGGGGTCATTTTGTTATCTGTGACGTATCCAACAAACTTTAGAAAGAGAAACTGTGAGTGGCTGGAATTAATTCCCTGAAGCATGTTGACAGTGAGAACTTTTCTCCTACATGTTACTACTCCATTTCCAAACATCTCTTTATaaaaaatggcagaaaacatttagattatttttaaacctgttttTTAGGATCCAAAAAGATACCCTCATCTGAGGGATTATTTTGATGGACTTTTTCAGGCCAGCTCTGAATAGTAAAGTCTTTAGTAATCGGCAAGATGTCCACTAAGGTCCCAATCTACCTGAAAAGAGGCAGTAGGAAGGGCAAGAAGGAAAAACTCCGAGATATCCTTTCTTCTGATATGATCAGCCCCCCCTTGGGAGACTTCAGACACACTATTCACATAGGGAGTGGTGGGGAGAATGATATGTTTGGGGATATTTCTTTCTTGCAAGGGAAATTCCACCTTCTGCCAAGGACTGAAGGTAGCCTAGATTCTGACAGGGGCAGCCACTGTGGAGTGCCATTTGAGTTCTCAAGGACTGCTACTATCTCTGGTCATGAGCAACCATTTTCTGAAGCTCCCTCGCCACTCTTAAAGAATGCCATCTCACTGCCTGTCATTGGGGGTCCACAGGCTCTAATGTTGCCCTCTACCCAGGCCCCACCAAAGCCACCAAGGCTGCACCTTGATGATAAAGTTCAACCAGCTCTGCAAGGCAAGGAAGCTGTGGCAGAACTGACTTCATCCAAGGACAGCAGGACTTCTGAACCTATCCCTCATCTCTGCAGCCCCAATGAGCTGTTTGCCATCCCTCAGAATGGGTTTGTTGAAGAGAAAAATAAGAATGAGTCCTTTATGTCCCATGCTGGTTCCCTGCTCTCCCTCCATGTGGATCTGGGGCCTTCTATCTTGGAGGATGTCCTTCAGGTCATGGATAAACACCAAGCTGGGAAAGTGATACAAGATTCTGGCAGGCAAGAAATCCTGACATGAAAACTAAAGGGACTTCCGTGGGGAAAGACTTTAAAATGTAGAGTTTTGTAGATAAGAATTTTTCCCCCAATGTGGAATATGGTTAACTGGGCCAGCTTGAATTAGTGAATTTTATCCTGTGTGGAATCCCAATTGTGCATCTTATAGTAATAGGGCATTAAGCTTTTAGGAGTGTGTTGCTTACTTTCACCAATGCCCATCATACTGATGTTTTTTTTTATGTTGCTTTCTGAATACTGCTCAGTACTGAAAAATGTATGAAACTAAGATAAGTTCAGTAGCAGCAATAAATTGCCGCTTAGCAATAAGACCTCTAACTTTACTGATATGAATAAATTTTAAGGGAtatgacattttttttaaaaggactgtgTCATTTTAAACTATTTGTAGTGGGTGTGGTGTGAATAATGCTGTGGAATATCAAGAGCTTAATTCAAAAGGCTCCTGGTTCAGATTGAGAGACTATTTTACACAGAACTTTGTTAAAGTAGAGCCTGTGAGAGATGCCATATTGCTGAGGTCCttgttaaaggaaaaaaagatgtAGACTGGAATATAACCACATATATTAAGGGGATTTCTCATTAGCATTGTAATCAAGATTCACTGTCCACATTAGTCATGTAACTCACCCACAGATGTAGTACAACTCAATCAAGTTGACCCATGCTGTTCTAAATCAAACTGTCTTCCTATCTGTATTTACTGTTTGAAAACCTGACCACTTGCTGTTTGCCAGATAACTTGAATTGTCAAATGGACtgtaagcaattttttttaacctcttaattgaatttttaaaagaacCTGCCACTTTACCAGTAAAGCAActaggaaaaaaatccatttggctTTGATGATGATCCTTCTTTATAAAAAAGCTAGGAGTAAAAATTAGACTGTATAGTTATGCCTGTCTGCTAAAATAGAGTCAATGGTTAGAAGTTGAAATCATCATACTTCAAGCTGGAAATAAGATGAAAGTTTTCAACAGCaagaataattaaccactggaacagattaccaagggatgtggtaaattctccattaCTTGGAGTCTACAAACTGAGAGACACTCTAATTCAACCACAAATTGTggagcttgatgcaggaatttgTGGGGACATTTTTTAGACGGTGTTATGCAGGatgatgatggtcccttctggccttaaaattgatGGAAATCTAAATTCTGCTGGCATTAGAACTGCAGAAATAGCCAAGACAACAGATGGTTCTATTTGCTCAAGtgggtcatattttcaaagttGCCTAAAAGATTTGGACTTCCACTTCCCATTAAAATTCCCTAGGTGGTTTTAAATGTCAGCCCTtgctcttttttatttatttataatcctTTAGTACCTCGGTAGAAACTCCAGTCTATCTCAGTACTTGTGTGTCGCTCATCATTAATGGACTTTATCCTTGTAGCACTCCTGTGGTGTAGGGGagcattgtccccattttatatcTGGAAGAACTGAGACAAAGGATAGATCAatgggcagatttttaaaggcatttaagtTCCTTgggcaaggtcacacagggaatccaGGGCtaaaccaggaattgaacctaaCACTCCAGAGTCTCAGTCTAGTAGCCATTCTTCCACCCAGTTAAATATCAAGGCACCATGGTGCTAGgtattatgcatccgaagaagtgggttgtagcccacgaaagcttatgctctaataaatttgttagtctctaaggtgccacaagtactcctgttatttttgcggatacagactaacacggctgctactctgaaaccaggtaTTATACAGACATTTTTATACAGAAGCCCACTTCTGCCTCCACAATTTTACTAGGTAAGTACTGGATAGGACACACAACTGAGTGGGTAGAGAGGATGAGGGAATAATAAAAGAAACAGCATGTAGCAGAGAAATAATAATCTCTACTTGTAGGTGTCATGGCAGAGGTAGGATATAAGGAGGGACTTAAAAGACTGCTCAACTAATCTGTGGGGGATGCCTTGTTGAAACAATATAGAATAATTCAGACTTGCATAGTTTTTTGGGCTAGGAATGTAAAAAGAGCCTGCTGGAGTTGGACACCCAAATCCATCTGAAATTTAATAGGAATTGGGTGCCTGACTCCCTTAAAATCCTTCCAAACGCCCAGACTTGGGGTATGAGAGAGGACATAGTATAAGCACCTATCACTATCAGATCCCTTTGACTCCAGGGTTCTAGTCTCATCTCCGGGAGGGGAATGTAGTTTAATGCTTAGGGTaagggaactgggagtcaggactcttgggttctattcccagctctgggaggagggtgTTGTCTTGTGCTTAGAAGCAGTGAGGACCCAGGACTCAGCGCTGTTCCTAGCTCTACCACTGAtttactgtgtgatcttggacaagtcacaactctctcttcctcagtttccccatctataaaagagGGATAAAAAAATTGCCTTCCCTTCACCACACAGATATCAAGGTTTGATGTATGTAAGAACCCACTGGCTTAAAGGCAGTAATTAAGTTCAAAGCATCATAATTCATGGACATTTCTGGCAGCCTCAATTCACAGTTTAAGATGTGTACCCTTAAGGAATTACGGTGCCCTGACCTTCTGTTCCTCCCTCTGCATCAGAATATGTTTTTCCTACAACATCTCAATGTCACTGATTTTCTGTTTTGTACAGAGTGTATCATTTTGTTTAATCTTTTCTAGAGGGGAATAAATAATGACTCATTAAACTAACAAGCTCTCATCTTGTCACTGCACAACTGTCTCAGCTCTTGTTTATGCTGCCCATCTGTTTCTGTTGGGAGGCTTTACAAAGGAGACAAATGTGTATGTGATTAAGGTGCCTTATAAGGCAATGCTGCCTGAGAGAAGCAGCAATTTTGGTTTAAATAAGTGTTTTGATAACTTTTCTAGCCTTCAGGCTGCAAACCAGATAaactggaccaaattcagcctggaGTATGTGGGAACACTCCCATGGGAGTCTCTGGATTTCATTCTGGTCTGACTTTACACCAGTTTTAAATCcagggggccagattctgaactggtgaagtcaacagagttccactgagaatctagccctctgtctgcagtggagttactcctgatttacagtgatGTAATGGAGACCAGAAGAAGGTCCTCTGTGACTAATTAAATGGGGATAaaagctgtttttttcccccctagcagTGCTTAAGGGTCACCAGTTAAGGATCTGGGCCCCAAAGGTGCTGTATAACCATCTAACAAAAAGATtgtccctgcccaaaagagcttgcaagctcagtgggtgtaaataactacacaaagtgcagggcaatggagaggcTGGCCTCTGGGGTGTAAATctgtcagaagtcttaagagTTGGAATTCCATGGGATGGAAAACAAGTATGACTTACACTTCCAGGGGTCAGAAAGGAGTGTAATTGCACTGCTGTTTTCAGGATACCTTATATGCCATGTCAAATCCATAGCTGGTATAAAGTGGCATGGAtccattaaagacaatggaacTACACTGGCTTacacttgtcagggatctggccctatgtgtgATTTATACCACTGTTGAATTTGGCTCCCCGTTCTCCATGCAGCATACTGTTCATCCTATCCTGTGTTGATACATAGACGGCCCACATCTCcagggtatctgagcacctcacaatcatcaATGAATGTTTATCCTCATATCCTGTGAGATAAagaaatatccccattttatagtgggGGAACTGAGACTCAAAgtacattaagtgacttgcccaaggtcatgtctgtggctgagccaagaattgaacccaggtcttctacaTCCCAGTCTATGGCCCCATTCAAGTGattagaccatccttcctacccTACAACCATCCTTCTGTTTATTTTCAGATGGCAAAACATCTCAGCAAGCTGCCTACTACATTCTGACCTCTTTTGGCTGCCACCAGTTTCCAGGGTCACATTGAGGCTTTAGGGTAGACGCTCACTACAAATGCTGCAACCAGAAGAAGAAAAACAGGTCCCCTGACACACTTGCAGAGTTCATCCTTCACGTTAACCCACATCTGAGTCTATTAGGGTATGGTCTGTCTGTCTCAGTATGGGGCCACCCCACTTTTTCTGATATTGTCCTACATAAAAGCGAGTACAAATTGTTAGTGCTCTGGGGAAGTATTTTATACCTGCTTTGCATTGgtgcaaatgactacacaagctGCAGGCAATGCAGAATCTTGTTTGGTATGCCTAATGtgcctatcaccatggtatccgGACTCCATCTCTTCTGTTTAGA from Emys orbicularis isolate rEmyOrb1 chromosome 7, rEmyOrb1.hap1, whole genome shotgun sequence encodes:
- the CDC42EP2 gene encoding cdc42 effector protein 2 gives rise to the protein MSTKVPIYLKRGSRKGKKEKLRDILSSDMISPPLGDFRHTIHIGSGGENDMFGDISFLQGKFHLLPRTEGSLDSDRGSHCGVPFEFSRTATISGHEQPFSEAPSPLLKNAISLPVIGGPQALMLPSTQAPPKPPRLHLDDKVQPALQGKEAVAELTSSKDSRTSEPIPHLCSPNELFAIPQNGFVEEKNKNESFMSHAGSLLSLHVDLGPSILEDVLQVMDKHQAGKVIQDSGRQEILT